In a genomic window of Streptomyces roseoviridis:
- a CDS encoding oxygenase MpaB family protein gives MPWLVPFSGALRKRAGEALLHRVAGPTAHQKRVRIHGTPGPRWFGPGRPVRVVHADASMYVGGLAALLLQSLHPVAMAAVAAHSGFRGDPWGRLQRTSTFLATTTFGTAEDAEQAVGRVRAVHDVVHGRTPEGVPYRASDPRLLAWVHAAEAHCFLEAHQRYGRAPLDAAGADGYVADMARVARRLGVTDPPESRAALAAVLSAYRPGLRATTASRDTARFLLAHPPLPWPARLPYAFLSAAAVDLLPAWARPLLDLPYTTRLLLPLARPGGHAVVAAIRWVTPPLPRGSGAAEERPDRQ, from the coding sequence GTGCCCTGGCTTGTGCCGTTCTCCGGCGCGCTGCGGAAACGGGCCGGTGAGGCACTGCTGCACCGGGTCGCCGGTCCCACCGCGCACCAGAAGCGCGTCCGGATCCACGGGACTCCGGGGCCGCGCTGGTTCGGCCCGGGCCGTCCCGTACGGGTCGTGCACGCGGACGCGTCCATGTACGTGGGCGGGCTGGCGGCGCTCCTGCTCCAGTCCCTGCACCCGGTCGCCATGGCGGCGGTCGCCGCGCACTCCGGCTTCCGGGGCGACCCCTGGGGGCGGCTCCAGCGCACCAGCACCTTCCTGGCGACCACGACCTTCGGCACCGCCGAGGATGCCGAGCAAGCGGTGGGGCGGGTGCGCGCGGTGCACGACGTGGTCCACGGGCGGACGCCGGAGGGCGTGCCGTACCGGGCGTCCGATCCTCGGCTGCTCGCCTGGGTGCACGCGGCCGAGGCCCACTGCTTCCTTGAGGCCCACCAGCGGTACGGCAGGGCTCCGCTGGACGCGGCGGGGGCGGACGGGTACGTGGCGGACATGGCGCGGGTGGCGCGGCGACTGGGCGTGACCGACCCGCCGGAGAGCCGAGCGGCGCTGGCGGCCGTCCTGTCCGCGTACCGCCCCGGACTCCGTGCCACCACCGCCTCGCGGGACACCGCCCGCTTCCTGCTCGCCCACCCGCCCCTGCCCTGGCCCGCCCGGCTCCCGTACGCCTTCCTCAGCGCGGCCGCGGTCGACCTCCTGCCCGCGTGGGCGAGGCCCCTGCTGGACCTGCCGTACACCACCCGCCTGCTCCTGCCGCTCGCCCGCCCGGGCGGTCACGCGGTGGTCGCGGCGATCCGCTGGGTGACGCCACCACTCCCCCGGGGATCGGGCGCGGCGGAAGAGCGGCCGGACCGGCAGTAG
- a CDS encoding DUF6458 family protein yields MGLGACIILIAVGAIFTFASDWELEGVNLDLVGLILMAVGIIGTAVYTSILRRRRMVVPPVAPTIAEDERRDLH; encoded by the coding sequence ATGGGACTCGGAGCCTGCATCATCCTGATCGCCGTGGGGGCCATCTTCACCTTTGCCTCCGACTGGGAGCTCGAGGGGGTGAACCTCGACCTCGTGGGGCTGATCCTCATGGCGGTGGGCATCATCGGCACGGCGGTGTACACCAGCATCCTGCGCCGGCGCCGGATGGTCGTCCCGCCCGTCGCCCCGACCATCGCCGAAGACGAGCGCCGGGACCTTCACTGA
- a CDS encoding SigB/SigF/SigG family RNA polymerase sigma factor, whose amino-acid sequence MTTTAEGGTYNDLPVLEAPHEIAPQDARALSKVFFRELAVREEGTAEYQYVRNTLIEMNMSLVRYAAGRFRARGDEMEDIVQVGIVGLIKAIDRFDLSREVEFATFAVPYIVGEIKRFFRDTTWAVHVPRRLQEARVELAKANEELGSRLGRAPRVAELAELMGISEEEVVEAQIAANGYHSTSLDAALGGGDEEDADASLADFIGGEDPAIELFEDFHTLAPLVERLDERDRLLLHLRFVEELTQSEIGARLGVSQMHVSRLLARALARLREGMLAEDAPAAG is encoded by the coding sequence ATGACGACGACCGCGGAAGGCGGTACGTACAACGACCTGCCCGTGCTCGAGGCTCCCCACGAGATCGCGCCCCAGGACGCGCGCGCCCTGTCGAAGGTGTTCTTCCGAGAACTCGCGGTCAGGGAGGAAGGAACCGCGGAGTACCAGTACGTCCGCAACACCCTGATCGAGATGAACATGTCGCTCGTCCGGTACGCGGCCGGCCGGTTCCGCGCGCGGGGCGACGAGATGGAGGACATCGTCCAGGTCGGCATCGTCGGCCTCATCAAGGCGATCGACCGCTTCGACCTCTCCCGTGAGGTCGAGTTCGCGACCTTCGCCGTGCCGTACATCGTGGGGGAGATCAAGCGGTTCTTCCGGGACACGACCTGGGCGGTCCACGTGCCGCGCCGCCTGCAGGAGGCGCGCGTGGAGCTGGCGAAGGCCAACGAGGAACTGGGCTCGCGGCTCGGCAGGGCCCCGCGCGTCGCCGAACTCGCCGAGCTGATGGGCATCTCCGAGGAAGAGGTCGTCGAGGCGCAGATCGCGGCGAACGGCTACCACTCCACCTCCCTGGACGCCGCCCTCGGCGGCGGTGACGAGGAGGACGCGGACGCCTCCCTCGCCGACTTCATCGGCGGCGAGGACCCGGCGATCGAGCTGTTCGAGGACTTCCACACCCTCGCCCCGCTCGTGGAACGCCTCGACGAGCGCGACCGGCTGCTGCTCCACCTGCGCTTCGTGGAGGAGCTGACCCAGTCCGAGATCGGCGCCCGGCTCGGGGTCTCGCAGATGCACGTCTCCCGCCTGCTCGCCCGCGCCCTGGCCCGGCTCCGCGAGGGCATGCTGGCCGAGGACGCCCCGGCCGCCGGCTGA
- a CDS encoding ectoine synthase — translation MIVRSFAEIENTDRHVRAASGTWESKRIVLARERVGFSLHETVLYAGTETSMWYANHVEAVVCTAGEAELTDHETGRTYTIVPGTMYLLDGHERHTLKVKEDFRCLCVFNPPVTGREDHDENGVYPLLTEPDPA, via the coding sequence ATGATCGTCCGTTCCTTCGCCGAGATCGAGAACACCGACCGGCACGTCCGCGCCGCCTCCGGCACCTGGGAGAGCAAGCGCATCGTCCTCGCCCGCGAACGGGTCGGCTTCTCCCTGCACGAGACCGTCCTGTACGCCGGGACCGAGACGTCCATGTGGTACGCGAACCACGTCGAGGCCGTCGTCTGCACCGCCGGCGAGGCCGAGCTCACCGACCACGAGACGGGCCGCACGTACACGATCGTGCCCGGAACGATGTACCTGCTCGACGGGCACGAGCGGCACACCCTCAAGGTCAAGGAGGACTTCCGCTGCCTGTGCGTCTTCAACCCGCCGGTCACCGGCCGCGAGGACCACGACGAGAACGGCGTGTACCCGCTCCTCACCGAGCCCGACCCGGCCTGA
- a CDS encoding MarR family winged helix-turn-helix transcriptional regulator → MASGQENDVEANSAGSPPADLQRFAVALRRTIAEVNRLSHGFALAQGLHPTDVSALSFVLDSADPPTPGMLREHLGLTSGAVTACLDRLEKAGHIRRTRDSADRRVVHVHYVQDARAVARSYFLPLAQAAERTRARFDEAELAVVQRYLDALNAELGDLRVPRR, encoded by the coding sequence GTGGCCAGCGGACAGGAGAACGACGTCGAAGCGAACAGCGCCGGGAGCCCCCCGGCGGACCTGCAGAGGTTCGCCGTCGCGCTGCGGCGCACGATCGCCGAGGTCAACCGGCTCTCCCACGGCTTCGCCCTGGCCCAGGGGCTGCACCCCACCGACGTCTCGGCGCTGTCCTTCGTGCTGGACAGCGCCGACCCGCCGACCCCGGGAATGCTGCGGGAGCATCTGGGCCTGACCTCCGGAGCCGTGACGGCCTGTCTGGACCGGCTGGAGAAGGCCGGACACATCCGGCGGACGCGGGACAGCGCGGACCGCCGCGTCGTGCACGTGCACTACGTACAGGACGCCCGGGCCGTCGCGCGCAGCTACTTCCTGCCGCTGGCCCAGGCCGCCGAGCGCACCCGCGCCCGGTTCGACGAGGCCGAACTCGCCGTCGTCCAGCGCTATCTGGACGCCCTCAACGCCGAACTCGGTGATCTGCGGGTGCCGAGGCGCTGA
- a CDS encoding Gfo/Idh/MocA family oxidoreductase yields MSATVRWGVLATGGIAASFTADLLEMPDAEVVAVGSRSTASAKAFAERFGIPRAYGDWAELAADTDVDVVYVATPHSAHRAAVELCLDNGRAVLCEKPFTLNAREAAELVALARRRGLFLMEAMWMYCNPVVRELARLVADGAIGEVRTIHADFGLEGPFAPDHRLRDPAAGGGALLDLGVYPVSFAQLLLGEPDRVHADALLSPEGVDLNTGVLLGWDSGATALLSCSLVADTPLTASVTGTTGRIEVPRGFFCPEGFVLHRDGREPEEFTVPGRRAGFQYEAAEVMRCLRAGETESPLVPLDGTLAVMRTLDAVRERIGVRYPADTV; encoded by the coding sequence GTGAGCGCGACCGTACGGTGGGGTGTACTGGCCACGGGAGGCATCGCGGCCTCCTTCACGGCCGATCTGCTGGAGATGCCGGACGCCGAGGTCGTCGCCGTGGGCTCACGGAGCACCGCGTCGGCCAAGGCGTTCGCCGAGCGGTTCGGCATACCGAGGGCGTACGGGGACTGGGCGGAGCTCGCCGCCGACACCGACGTCGACGTCGTCTACGTGGCGACGCCGCACTCCGCGCACCGGGCCGCGGTGGAGCTGTGCCTGGACAACGGCCGGGCCGTCCTGTGCGAGAAGCCCTTCACCCTGAACGCCCGCGAGGCCGCGGAACTCGTCGCGCTCGCCCGCCGGCGCGGACTGTTCCTCATGGAGGCCATGTGGATGTACTGCAACCCCGTCGTCCGGGAACTGGCCCGGCTCGTCGCCGACGGGGCCATCGGCGAGGTCCGCACGATCCACGCGGACTTCGGCCTCGAGGGTCCCTTCGCCCCCGACCACCGGCTGCGTGACCCGGCCGCCGGCGGCGGTGCCCTGCTCGACCTCGGTGTGTACCCGGTCTCCTTCGCCCAACTGCTCCTCGGCGAGCCCGACCGCGTCCACGCCGACGCGCTCCTCTCGCCCGAGGGCGTCGACCTCAACACGGGCGTGCTGCTCGGCTGGGACTCCGGGGCCACGGCCCTGCTCTCCTGCTCCCTCGTGGCCGACACGCCGCTGACCGCCTCGGTCACCGGCACCACGGGACGGATCGAGGTGCCGCGCGGCTTCTTCTGTCCGGAGGGCTTCGTGCTCCACCGCGACGGCCGCGAACCGGAGGAGTTCACCGTGCCGGGACGACGCGCCGGCTTCCAGTACGAGGCGGCCGAGGTCATGCGCTGCCTCAGGGCCGGCGAGACCGAGTCGCCCCTGGTCCCCCTGGACGGCACCCTGGCCGTCATGCGGACCCTGGACGCCGTACGCGAGCGCATCGGAGTCCGGTATCCGGCGGACACCGTCTGA
- the thpD gene encoding ectoine hydroxylase has translation MTSAPTRPVDLYPTRGTDEVLIGRKDPVVWSAPGTPGPFWARELEEYERDGFLTVDELVTPDEVVELRAELDRLVADPEVRADERAIVEPKSQEIRSVFEVHRISEVFARLAADPRIVGRARQILGSDVYVHQSRVNVKPGFGASGFYWHSDFETWHAEDGLPRMRTVSVSIALTANHTTNGSLMIMPGSHRTFLGCAGATPKDNYKKSLQMQDAGTPSDEALTTFAEACGIRQFTGAPGSATWFDCNALHGSGDNITPYPRSNVFLVFNSVENAPEMPFAAPVRRPSFIAARDVTPIG, from the coding sequence ATGACCTCCGCCCCCACCCGTCCCGTCGACCTCTACCCCACCCGTGGCACCGACGAGGTGCTCATCGGCCGCAAGGACCCCGTCGTCTGGTCCGCCCCCGGCACGCCCGGCCCCTTCTGGGCCCGTGAGCTGGAGGAGTACGAGCGCGACGGCTTCCTCACGGTCGACGAGCTCGTCACGCCGGACGAGGTCGTGGAGCTGCGGGCCGAGCTGGACCGGCTCGTCGCCGACCCGGAGGTGCGCGCCGACGAGCGGGCGATCGTCGAACCGAAGTCCCAGGAGATCCGGTCCGTCTTCGAGGTACACCGGATCAGCGAGGTCTTCGCCCGGCTGGCCGCCGACCCCCGGATCGTGGGCCGCGCCCGGCAGATCCTCGGCTCGGACGTGTACGTCCACCAGTCGCGCGTGAACGTCAAGCCCGGCTTCGGCGCGAGCGGCTTCTACTGGCACTCCGACTTCGAGACCTGGCACGCCGAGGACGGCCTGCCGCGGATGCGGACCGTCTCGGTGTCCATCGCGCTCACCGCGAACCACACCACCAACGGCAGCCTCATGATCATGCCGGGTTCGCACCGGACCTTCCTCGGCTGCGCCGGCGCCACCCCGAAGGACAACTACAAGAAGTCGCTGCAGATGCAGGACGCCGGCACCCCGTCGGACGAGGCGCTGACGACGTTCGCCGAGGCGTGCGGCATCCGCCAGTTCACCGGCGCGCCGGGCTCGGCGACCTGGTTCGACTGCAACGCGCTGCACGGCTCGGGCGACAACATCACCCCGTACCCGCGCAGCAACGTGTTCCTGGTCTTCAACAGCGTCGAGAACGCGCCGGAGATGCCGTTCGCCGCGCCCGTCCGGCGGCCCTCCTTCATCGCCGCCCGCGACGTCACACCGATCGGGTGA
- the ectA gene encoding diaminobutyrate acetyltransferase, which translates to MTTAHVAEVTTRGAGVDIGPAEVTDGADLWRLARDAGDLDVNSPYSYLLWCRDFAGTTAVARDASGRAVGFVTGYLRPEAPGTLFVWQVAVDGSHRGTGVAGALLDALSARVAAEHGPIRLEATVTPGNVASDRLFRSYARRHGATVTREVLFPSDAFPDAPDAGGGHEPEVLYRIGPPA; encoded by the coding sequence ATGACCACAGCGCACGTTGCAGAAGTGACAACACGAGGTGCCGGTGTCGACATCGGACCGGCCGAGGTGACGGACGGCGCCGACCTCTGGCGGCTCGCCCGCGACGCGGGGGACCTGGACGTCAACTCGCCCTACAGCTACCTGCTGTGGTGCCGTGACTTCGCCGGCACGACCGCGGTCGCCCGGGACGCGTCCGGGCGGGCGGTCGGCTTCGTCACCGGCTACCTGCGGCCCGAGGCACCGGGAACGCTCTTCGTCTGGCAGGTGGCCGTGGATGGTTCGCACCGCGGAACCGGGGTAGCGGGAGCACTGCTCGACGCTCTGTCCGCCCGAGTGGCGGCCGAGCACGGGCCGATCCGGCTCGAGGCGACCGTCACTCCGGGGAACGTGGCCTCCGACCGGCTGTTCCGTTCCTACGCGCGTCGGCACGGCGCCACCGTGACCCGGGAGGTGCTGTTCCCGTCCGACGCGTTCCCTGACGCGCCCGACGCGGGTGGCGGCCACGAGCCGGAGGTGCTCTACCGGATCGGCCCCCCGGCGTAG
- a CDS encoding MMPL family transporter yields the protein MSSPPSWARRVLPLLLLVVWLAIGAGLGPFAGRLGEVATNDQAAFLPRSAESTKVLEAQKSFRQEESLPALVVWTSKDGERLDPSAAAAATRALASLEGRPGVVEAPSPALPSEDGQALRGVVPLRPGLGDGLAPALDEIRAAAATVPGTDAHVGGPAATQADLSDAFAGIDGLLLGVALATVLVILLLVYRSVLLPLMIILGAVFSLGLACAVVYVLADHDVVRVDGQVQGILSILVIGAATDYALLLAVRYREELGRRDGDRFPAMRAALRQTAGPVAASAATVGLGLLALLLSDLTNNRALGPVGAIGIVCAVLGALTFLPAVLVLLGRAAYWPARPKTAPARPEATTTTRPGTTSSGTVTVSTRPETGRDSRSDTGRDTHPDTGRDTHPDTDADALGDAHTVWRRVAALVDRAPRPVWAWTLAALLACAAFAPTLDSRGVPLDEIFVKDAPSVTAQRQLGEHFPGGAGNPAIVIADARSATEVRSVAAGVEGVDSAAVLTTGGPGRPGEPLVADGRVRVDVTLEDAADSDAAKDTVARLRTALHSVPEADALVGGYTAQQYDTRRTAERDRLLIVPVVLAIILVILVGLLRSLLLPVLLVATVALNFAATLGVSALVFHHVLGFTGTDPAVPLYGFVFLVALGVDYNIFLMSRVREETMAHGTREGVRRGLLATGGVITSAGVVLAATFAALGVIPLAFLVQIAFIVAFGVLLDTLVVRSLLVPALVRDIGPRVWWPGAPDRRA from the coding sequence ATGTCCTCACCCCCGTCCTGGGCCCGCCGCGTGCTGCCACTGCTGCTCCTCGTCGTCTGGCTCGCCATCGGGGCGGGCCTCGGCCCCTTCGCCGGCAGGCTCGGCGAGGTCGCGACCAACGACCAGGCGGCCTTCCTGCCCCGCAGCGCCGAGTCGACCAAGGTCCTGGAGGCCCAGAAGTCCTTCCGCCAGGAGGAGTCCCTCCCCGCTCTGGTCGTCTGGACCTCGAAGGACGGCGAGCGCCTCGACCCCTCCGCCGCCGCGGCCGCCACCCGCGCCCTCGCCTCCCTCGAGGGACGGCCCGGTGTCGTCGAAGCCCCCTCGCCCGCCCTGCCCTCCGAGGACGGACAGGCCCTCCGCGGCGTCGTCCCGCTCCGCCCCGGCCTCGGCGACGGCCTCGCCCCGGCCCTCGACGAGATCCGCGCCGCCGCGGCGACCGTGCCCGGCACCGACGCCCACGTCGGCGGCCCCGCCGCCACCCAGGCCGACCTCTCCGACGCCTTCGCCGGCATCGACGGCCTGCTGCTCGGAGTGGCGCTCGCGACCGTCCTGGTCATCCTGCTGCTGGTGTACCGGAGCGTCCTGCTGCCGCTGATGATCATCCTCGGCGCGGTGTTCTCGCTCGGCCTGGCCTGTGCCGTCGTCTACGTCCTCGCCGACCACGACGTCGTCCGCGTCGACGGCCAGGTGCAGGGCATCCTGTCCATCCTGGTCATCGGCGCCGCCACGGACTACGCCCTGCTCCTCGCCGTCCGCTACCGGGAGGAGCTCGGCAGGCGCGACGGCGACCGCTTCCCCGCCATGCGCGCCGCTCTGCGGCAGACCGCGGGCCCCGTCGCGGCGAGCGCGGCGACCGTCGGACTCGGCCTGCTCGCCCTCCTCCTCAGCGACCTCACCAACAACCGCGCCCTCGGCCCGGTCGGCGCCATCGGCATCGTCTGCGCCGTACTCGGCGCCCTGACCTTCCTCCCCGCCGTCCTGGTGCTCCTCGGCCGCGCCGCCTACTGGCCCGCCCGCCCGAAGACGGCACCCGCCCGCCCGGAGGCGACCACAACCACTCGCCCGGGGACGACCTCCAGCGGCACGGTGACGGTGTCCACTCGCCCTGAGACGGGCCGAGACAGTCGCTCGGACACCGGCCGGGACACCCACCCGGACACCGGCCGGGACACCCACCCGGACACCGACGCGGACGCGCTCGGCGACGCCCACACCGTGTGGCGCCGCGTGGCGGCCCTGGTCGACCGTGCGCCCCGCCCGGTGTGGGCCTGGACGCTCGCCGCGCTCCTCGCCTGCGCCGCCTTCGCCCCGACCCTCGACTCCCGCGGAGTGCCCCTCGACGAGATCTTCGTCAAGGACGCCCCGTCCGTCACCGCGCAACGGCAGCTCGGCGAGCACTTCCCGGGAGGCGCGGGCAACCCCGCCATCGTGATCGCCGACGCCCGTTCCGCCACCGAGGTGCGGTCCGTCGCGGCAGGCGTCGAGGGCGTCGACTCCGCCGCCGTCCTCACCACCGGCGGCCCCGGACGACCGGGCGAACCCCTGGTCGCCGACGGGCGCGTCCGCGTCGACGTCACCCTCGAGGACGCCGCCGACAGCGACGCCGCCAAGGACACCGTCGCCCGCCTGCGCACCGCACTGCACTCCGTGCCCGAGGCGGACGCGCTGGTGGGCGGCTACACCGCCCAGCAGTACGACACCCGGCGGACCGCCGAGCGCGACCGGCTGCTCATCGTGCCCGTGGTCCTCGCGATCATCCTCGTGATCCTCGTCGGACTGCTCCGCTCACTGCTGCTCCCCGTGCTCCTCGTCGCCACGGTCGCCCTCAACTTCGCCGCCACGCTGGGCGTCTCGGCCTTGGTCTTCCACCACGTCCTCGGCTTCACCGGCACCGATCCCGCGGTCCCCCTCTACGGGTTCGTGTTCCTGGTGGCCCTCGGCGTCGACTACAACATCTTCCTGATGTCCAGGGTCCGCGAGGAGACCATGGCGCACGGCACCCGTGAGGGCGTGCGCCGCGGACTGCTCGCGACGGGCGGCGTCATTACCTCCGCCGGGGTCGTACTGGCGGCCACCTTCGCCGCGCTCGGCGTCATCCCGCTCGCGTTCCTCGTGCAGATCGCCTTCATCGTGGCCTTCGGCGTCCTGCTGGACACCCTCGTCGTGCGCTCCCTGCTGGTGCCCGCCCTCGTACGGGACATCGGGCCGCGCGTGTGGTGGCCGGGGGCGCCGGACCGCCGCGCCTGA
- the ectB gene encoding diaminobutyrate--2-oxoglutarate transaminase encodes MTTLTDTAPSVFETVESEVRSYCRAWPVVFEQARGSRLYDEHGRPFLDFFAGAGSLNYGHNNPVLKRALLDYLADDGITHGLDMSTTAKRDFLETFRSTVLEPRALPYKVMFPGPTGTNAVEAALKLARKVTGRKTVVSFTNAFHGMSLGSLAVTGNAAKRAGAGVPLTHTTQMPFDHYLDDQVPDFLWFERLLSDSGSGLDHPAAVIVETVQGEGGINVARAEWLRGLADLCRRHEMLLIVDDIQMGCGRTGDFFSFEEAGITPDIVTLSKSISGYGLPMALCLFRPELDVWQPGEHNGTFRGNNPAFVTATAALDAYWRDGTLRERTLARAGRVERALGDLCGEDGRTAVSYRGRGLVWGLEFTDGERAEAVCRRAFELGLLLETSGPRGEVVKLLPPLTATDDELDEGLGILARSVRHAADRVAV; translated from the coding sequence GTGACCACCCTCACCGACACCGCCCCGTCCGTCTTCGAGACCGTCGAATCCGAGGTGCGCAGCTACTGCCGTGCCTGGCCCGTGGTCTTCGAGCAGGCCCGCGGGAGCCGGCTGTACGACGAGCACGGGCGCCCCTTCCTCGACTTCTTCGCCGGAGCGGGCTCCCTGAACTACGGCCACAACAACCCGGTGCTCAAGCGGGCGCTCCTCGACTACCTGGCGGACGACGGCATCACCCACGGGCTCGACATGTCGACCACCGCCAAACGCGACTTCCTGGAGACCTTCCGCTCCACGGTCCTGGAGCCGCGCGCCCTGCCGTACAAGGTGATGTTCCCCGGCCCGACCGGCACCAACGCCGTGGAGGCCGCGCTGAAGCTGGCCCGCAAGGTCACCGGCCGCAAGACCGTCGTCTCCTTCACCAACGCCTTCCACGGCATGTCGCTCGGCTCGCTCGCCGTCACCGGCAACGCCGCCAAGCGGGCCGGGGCGGGCGTGCCGCTCACCCACACCACGCAGATGCCCTTCGACCACTACCTGGACGACCAGGTGCCGGACTTCCTGTGGTTCGAGCGGCTCCTGTCCGACTCCGGCTCCGGCCTCGACCACCCGGCCGCCGTGATCGTCGAGACCGTGCAGGGCGAGGGCGGCATCAACGTCGCCCGGGCCGAGTGGCTGCGCGGCCTCGCGGACCTGTGCCGGCGGCACGAGATGCTGCTGATCGTCGACGACATCCAGATGGGCTGCGGCCGCACCGGCGACTTCTTCTCCTTCGAGGAGGCGGGCATCACGCCCGACATCGTCACCCTGTCCAAGTCCATCAGCGGCTACGGCCTGCCCATGGCGCTGTGCCTCTTCCGGCCCGAGCTCGACGTGTGGCAGCCGGGCGAGCACAACGGCACCTTCCGCGGGAACAACCCGGCGTTCGTCACCGCGACCGCCGCGCTCGACGCGTACTGGCGCGACGGCACCCTGCGCGAGCGTACCCTCGCCCGGGCCGGCCGCGTCGAGCGCGCCCTCGGCGACCTGTGCGGCGAGGACGGCCGGACGGCCGTCTCGTACCGCGGCCGGGGACTGGTGTGGGGCCTGGAGTTCACCGACGGCGAGCGGGCCGAGGCCGTGTGCCGGCGGGCCTTCGAGCTGGGGCTGCTCCTGGAGACCTCGGGACCGCGCGGCGAGGTCGTGAAGCTGCTGCCGCCGCTGACCGCGACGGACGACGAACTCGACGAGGGGCTCGGGATCCTGGCCCGCTCCGTCCGCCACGCGGCCGACCGCGTCGCGGTCTGA
- a CDS encoding ATP-binding protein — MTASPGAARLEEAVVRTSAQARRSVRRALASRPPVSPSRMDDLMLVASELVTNALRHAGGVTAFAIGIARDSVTLSVSDASPRTPQYARHRELRPGGFGWPIVLHLCRRVTLDVRPDGKTVHAVVPLD; from the coding sequence GTGACCGCGTCCCCCGGCGCCGCGCGACTGGAGGAGGCCGTCGTACGCACGTCGGCGCAGGCACGACGATCCGTTCGCCGGGCCCTGGCCTCCCGCCCGCCGGTCAGTCCCTCGCGGATGGACGACCTGATGCTGGTCGCCTCCGAGTTGGTGACCAACGCGCTGCGGCACGCGGGCGGGGTGACCGCCTTCGCGATAGGCATAGCGCGCGACAGCGTCACCCTGTCCGTCAGCGACGCCAGTCCCCGGACGCCGCAGTACGCGCGTCACCGGGAGCTGCGGCCGGGCGGGTTCGGCTGGCCGATCGTGCTGCACCTGTGCCGCCGGGTCACGCTGGACGTCCGTCCGGACGGCAAGACCGTCCACGCGGTGGTGCCGCTCGACTGA